From a single Anomaloglossus baeobatrachus isolate aAnoBae1 chromosome 4, aAnoBae1.hap1, whole genome shotgun sequence genomic region:
- the DUS4L gene encoding tRNA-dihydrouridine(20a/20b) synthase [NAD(P)+]-like, which produces MSGARDQPLVVQFAAKDAQVLADAALLVCPFAGGIDLNCGCPQRWAMAEGYGACLINQPQLVSDMVKQVRSQVRNEGFSVSIKIRIHADIARTVDVCRKAEAAGVSWITVHGRLCEERHQPVHYDAIKVIKDSLSIPVVANGDIKSLKESESIHQITGADGVMAARGLLANPAMFAGYEETPMACIQDWVDIALEHGTPFTCFHHHLMYMMERITSKQEKRVFNVLSSTSAVLDYLRDSYGV; this is translated from the exons GAGATCAGCCGCTTGTTGTTCAGTTCGCTGCTAAAGATGCCCAGGTTTTAGCAGATGCTGCTCTTCTTGTCTGCCCTTTTGCTGGAGGGATCGATCTCAATTGTGGATGTCCTCAGAG GTGGGCAATGGCTGAAGGTTACGGAGCATGCCTAATAAACCAGCCTCAGCTCGTCAGTGATATGGTGAAACAAGTGCGCAGCCAAGTTAGGAATGAAGGGTTTTCTGTCTCGATTAAAATAAG AATTCATGCAGACATTGCAAGAACTGTTGACGTATGTCGGAAAGCAGAGGCTGCCGGTGTCTCCTGGATCACTGTGCATGGGAGACTGTGTGAAGAAAGGCATCAACCTGTGCATTATGACGCCATAAAAGTCATTAAGGACAGCTTATCCATACCTGTTGTGGCCAATGGAGACATCAAGAGTTTAAAAGAATCCGAGAGTATTCATCAGATAACTGGAGCAGATG GTGTGATGGCTGCTAGGGGTCTTTTGGCAAACCCAGCCATGTTTGCAGGCTATGAGGAGACGCCTATGGCGTGTATTCAGGACTGGGTTGACATCGCCCTGGAACATGGAACCCCATTCACGTGTTTTCATCATCACCTCATGTACATGATGGAGAGGATTACCTCAAAGCAAGAGAAGAGGGTCTTTAATGTCCTGTCTAGCACATCTGCGGTGTTAGATTACTTGAGAGACTCCTATGGAGTCTGA